The proteins below are encoded in one region of Pseudomonas putida S13.1.2:
- the trbK gene encoding entry exclusion lipoprotein TrbK, producing the protein MKSYLAPILAAALVMSLAGCKEDTVDTAAYEPTSEHCQPDYLKTLPDNKAREDLVEKCMTGGSYKKSEPKTW; encoded by the coding sequence GTGAAGTCATACCTTGCCCCAATCCTCGCTGCGGCACTCGTTATGAGCTTGGCTGGCTGCAAAGAAGACACCGTCGACACCGCTGCCTATGAACCGACATCCGAGCACTGCCAGCCCGACTACCTGAAAACACTTCCAGACAACAAGGCCCGCGAAGACCTGGTCGAGAAGTGCATGACCGGTGGCTCGTATAAAAAGTCAGAGCCGAAGACCTGGTGA
- a CDS encoding DUF2303 family protein, with protein sequence MSLSKEALELIQENTIAAVGRDLPALGPVVVVPQNFNVVDLERYQEGRNRFRGTYSTHSLADYSAYVVERAAPAARGFIDQDNMSCIVLFNIGTAEEPGHADDRAVLRLKASAAFAAVQAVCGQSLVQKAMSDWIEDWNQHLAATDENGQTMTIAKAIAAVRTITVKASSESDHAVGETRASRSTMDQIEASSKDTLPAWLDFKVIPFEGLGEQVIRLRVSVITGGSQPVLKLRWIGEEAQREAIAQEFKAVLDAKVGTAAKLSLGTFDAK encoded by the coding sequence ATGTCCCTCAGCAAAGAAGCTCTCGAACTGATCCAGGAAAACACCATTGCGGCAGTTGGCCGCGATCTGCCGGCCTTGGGCCCGGTGGTCGTTGTCCCGCAAAACTTCAACGTGGTTGATCTCGAGCGTTATCAGGAAGGCCGCAACCGCTTCCGTGGCACCTACTCCACCCACTCGCTGGCTGATTACAGCGCCTATGTCGTCGAGCGCGCCGCGCCAGCAGCACGCGGCTTCATAGACCAGGACAACATGAGCTGCATCGTGCTGTTCAACATCGGCACCGCCGAAGAGCCAGGCCATGCCGATGACCGCGCCGTGCTGCGCCTCAAGGCTTCCGCTGCGTTCGCCGCCGTTCAGGCAGTATGCGGCCAGAGCCTGGTGCAGAAGGCCATGAGCGACTGGATCGAAGACTGGAACCAGCACCTCGCGGCCACCGATGAAAATGGCCAGACCATGACCATCGCCAAAGCGATTGCTGCGGTTCGCACCATCACCGTGAAGGCATCGTCCGAGAGCGACCACGCAGTAGGTGAAACTCGCGCCAGCCGCAGCACCATGGACCAGATCGAAGCAAGCAGCAAAGATACCCTGCCGGCATGGCTGGACTTCAAGGTCATTCCGTTCGAAGGCTTGGGCGAGCAAGTAATCCGCCTGCGCGTGTCGGTCATCACCGGAGGCTCGCAACCAGTACTGAAGCTGCGCTGGATCGGCGAAGAAGCCCAGCGCGAGGCAATCGCTCAAGAGTTCAAGGCTGTTCTCGACGCCAAGGTGGGCACTGCCGCGAAGCTCTCGCTGGGAACATTCGACGCGAAGTGA
- a CDS encoding response regulator transcription factor, with protein sequence METITCGSWIGQLGKALAPRELEALLWVAQGLTTKEIAREMAVSPGTVANRIEAALFKLEAGRRIEAVTKAMRQQIISPLCIALAGLIAMHAVIDDSDPIRRDRRAPERRTAQVRIVRKAEAFAYHA encoded by the coding sequence ATGGAAACGATCACTTGCGGCTCATGGATAGGCCAGCTCGGCAAGGCGCTGGCACCACGGGAGCTGGAAGCGCTGTTGTGGGTGGCCCAAGGCCTTACCACCAAGGAAATCGCCCGAGAGATGGCGGTAAGCCCGGGCACCGTGGCCAACCGTATCGAAGCCGCACTGTTTAAGCTCGAAGCCGGACGCCGCATCGAGGCGGTCACCAAGGCCATGCGGCAGCAGATCATCAGTCCTCTCTGCATCGCCCTTGCCGGCCTCATCGCCATGCACGCGGTGATCGACGACAGCGACCCAATACGCCGCGACCGCCGTGCGCCGGAGCGCCGCACCGCCCAAGTTCGAATCGTTCGCAAGGCCGAAGCCTTCGCATACCACGCCTGA
- a CDS encoding DUF1654 domain-containing protein → MAKQNKTAPTQQHQGMTALERLGLRVSNMINHPKAQEQRWVAIHRLDTDGDAEWGEIMRILSETDGLEITQLEEGGIKIEWEMQSVDDREAPIEELEALEEEAPF, encoded by the coding sequence ATGGCCAAGCAAAACAAGACGGCGCCGACGCAGCAGCATCAAGGAATGACTGCGCTAGAGCGGCTGGGATTGAGGGTATCCAACATGATCAATCACCCAAAAGCGCAGGAGCAGCGCTGGGTGGCCATTCATCGACTGGACACAGATGGTGATGCTGAGTGGGGCGAGATCATGCGCATTCTTAGTGAAACGGATGGCCTGGAGATCACGCAGCTGGAAGAGGGCGGAATAAAAATCGAATGGGAGATGCAGAGCGTCGACGACCGGGAGGCGCCGATCGAAGAGCTGGAGGCGCTTGAAGAGGAGGCGCCGTTCTAA
- a CDS encoding LexA family transcriptional regulator, with translation MTKKRILPPDRLAECEAAHALFLARKNELKLSQKKIADEAGMTPAAVNLYFKGLNPLNAKFAAVLARLLEVPVEQFSPRLADEIRSLRSLPAGDQEHKKGAAEKVMAMLKQHAGKKLDEDAQQKIAAAVAESLVEDRPSNVVSADFSGLKVKKDEIFIPQYDIRASMGHGQVPPDYTEVMRNVIVKESVLHEKGVTYTSQSALAMIFGWGQSMEGTINDKDPLIVDRGVNEFVGDGIYVLTWHGHLYIKRLQFFDEDHFWLISDNEKHKDQQARIDDVTIHAKVLLIWNAKKA, from the coding sequence ATGACCAAGAAACGAATCCTCCCTCCTGACCGCCTGGCTGAATGCGAGGCTGCGCACGCGCTGTTCCTCGCCCGCAAAAATGAGTTGAAGCTCAGTCAGAAGAAAATCGCCGACGAAGCGGGCATGACGCCGGCAGCGGTGAACCTCTATTTCAAAGGCCTCAACCCGCTAAACGCTAAGTTCGCTGCGGTGTTGGCCAGGCTTTTGGAAGTGCCGGTTGAACAGTTCAGCCCACGGCTAGCGGACGAGATCCGATCGCTGCGGTCGCTTCCAGCTGGCGACCAGGAACACAAGAAAGGCGCGGCAGAAAAGGTAATGGCGATGCTGAAGCAGCACGCCGGAAAGAAGCTGGATGAGGATGCGCAGCAGAAGATCGCGGCTGCGGTTGCAGAGTCTCTGGTTGAAGATCGCCCAAGCAATGTCGTGTCCGCTGATTTCTCCGGCCTGAAGGTGAAGAAAGACGAGATCTTCATCCCGCAATACGACATACGCGCCTCGATGGGGCACGGCCAGGTACCCCCTGACTACACCGAAGTCATGCGGAACGTGATCGTGAAGGAGTCGGTGCTACACGAAAAAGGGGTTACTTATACCTCTCAGTCTGCGCTGGCCATGATCTTCGGCTGGGGACAGAGCATGGAGGGCACGATCAACGACAAGGATCCGCTGATCGTTGACCGTGGAGTGAATGAGTTCGTCGGAGACGGTATCTACGTCCTGACTTGGCACGGCCACCTGTACATCAAGCGCCTGCAGTTCTTCGACGAGGACCACTTCTGGCTGATCTCTGACAACGAGAAACACAAGGATCAACAAGCCAGGATCGACGACGTCACGATCCATGCGAAGGTCCTATTGATCTGGAACGCCAAGAAAGCCTGA
- a CDS encoding Cro/CI family transcriptional regulator, with translation MSETPLDKFVAEKGQSEAARLLRVTAPAIHKALVAKRDISVFELPDGGYAAVERRPFPSQRSAA, from the coding sequence ATGAGCGAGACCCCCCTCGACAAATTCGTTGCTGAAAAAGGGCAGTCCGAGGCTGCCAGGCTTCTCCGCGTGACGGCGCCTGCCATCCACAAGGCGCTGGTCGCAAAGCGGGATATCAGCGTTTTCGAGCTCCCAGATGGCGGTTATGCCGCTGTCGAGCGCCGGCCTTTTCCATCCCAGAGATCCGCTGCCTGA
- a CDS encoding replication protein, which yields MTNIVPLDKSRGFTRMDNQLMDGLLAIDLPAREMKIVLYVAKATINFGAGAQRIPATDIAKAIHAHPDTVSKAVSSLLRRRVLFREGGARGDIGVNDPKDWVYVTEPKQTKTADSAEVVRIGEESKQTKTAESLLYSKKETPYVNLPSEDVTCPPSDSEPTPAKDERKAPFGKAAMLADNPHGLDESLIADYLAVRKSKGAPMSSRVWTRLNDKLRQCLTFGIQPAQVMEIVIESGWRSFEVEWITKRFAAKSPAQGKPNSRHHGFNDRDYHDGLIPREDGTYAF from the coding sequence ATGACAAACATAGTCCCACTTGACAAGTCCAGGGGGTTCACCCGAATGGACAACCAGCTCATGGATGGCCTGCTGGCTATCGATCTCCCAGCTCGGGAGATGAAGATTGTGCTGTACGTGGCCAAGGCCACAATCAACTTCGGTGCTGGAGCTCAGCGCATCCCGGCAACGGACATCGCGAAAGCCATCCACGCCCACCCTGACACCGTGTCCAAGGCGGTTTCCAGTCTGCTGCGTCGCCGCGTTCTGTTCCGTGAGGGCGGTGCACGGGGTGACATCGGCGTAAATGACCCGAAAGACTGGGTCTATGTGACTGAGCCGAAACAGACCAAAACAGCCGACTCGGCTGAAGTGGTCCGAATCGGCGAAGAGTCGAAACAGACCAAAACCGCCGAGTCCCTTCTTTATTCTAAGAAAGAAACCCCCTATGTAAATCTTCCTTCGGAAGATGTTACATGCCCCCCCAGCGATTCGGAGCCTACTCCGGCCAAGGACGAGCGCAAGGCGCCCTTCGGCAAAGCCGCCATGCTGGCCGACAATCCGCATGGGCTCGATGAGTCACTGATCGCTGATTACTTGGCGGTCCGCAAGTCCAAGGGCGCCCCAATGAGCTCCCGGGTTTGGACGCGCTTGAACGACAAGCTTCGCCAGTGCCTGACCTTCGGTATCCAGCCTGCCCAGGTCATGGAAATCGTCATCGAGAGCGGGTGGCGCAGCTTCGAGGTGGAATGGATCACCAAGCGATTCGCCGCCAAATCGCCCGCACAGGGCAAACCAAACAGCCGTCATCACGGCTTCAACGACCGCGACTACCACGACGGCCTCATTCCACGGGAGGATGGCACGTATGCGTTCTGA
- a CDS encoding ATP-binding protein produces the protein MRSEKVVHLSSIAGPQVTSMAMCEEHGPYEATTHQVLSHTFRSPCPGCKAAQVAKSQAEDVKRQRVDLAYKLGDSLIPKRFKDKTFDSYAVSCDGQHKAKARCERYAAEFEANLASGRCLILVGNPGTGKTHLGVSIAQAVMANSTHTAAYRTLGGILQAIRATFDGSLGQTEGSILDALIRPSLLVLDEVGASKEAPSDFELSRLFSIINGRYERMLPTIVISNLGAKELPAAMGERSADRLREGGGIVLPFDWSSHRGREGI, from the coding sequence ATGCGTTCTGAAAAAGTTGTCCACCTGTCGAGCATTGCCGGCCCGCAGGTCACCTCCATGGCCATGTGCGAAGAACATGGCCCGTATGAAGCAACCACTCACCAAGTCCTCAGCCACACCTTCCGCTCGCCGTGCCCAGGCTGCAAGGCGGCGCAGGTTGCCAAAAGCCAGGCCGAAGACGTCAAGCGTCAGCGCGTTGACCTCGCCTACAAGCTGGGTGACTCGCTGATTCCAAAGCGGTTCAAGGACAAGACCTTCGATAGCTACGCAGTGAGCTGCGACGGCCAGCACAAGGCTAAAGCGCGTTGCGAGCGCTATGCCGCAGAGTTCGAAGCCAACCTGGCCTCGGGCCGCTGCTTGATCCTGGTGGGCAACCCTGGCACCGGCAAAACTCATCTGGGGGTGTCGATCGCCCAGGCAGTCATGGCCAACTCCACCCATACCGCTGCCTATCGGACCCTCGGCGGCATTCTGCAAGCCATCCGCGCAACGTTCGATGGAAGTTTGGGCCAGACAGAGGGAAGCATCCTTGACGCGCTGATTCGCCCGTCGCTGTTGGTGCTCGATGAAGTTGGGGCGAGCAAGGAGGCCCCGAGCGATTTCGAACTGAGCCGGCTGTTCTCGATCATCAACGGCCGCTACGAGCGGATGCTACCGACCATTGTGATTTCCAACCTCGGCGCGAAAGAGCTCCCTGCGGCAATGGGTGAGCGTTCGGCTGATCGCTTGCGGGAGGGCGGCGGCATCGTCCTTCCGTTCGACTGGTCGTCCCACCGTGGTCGCGAGGGAATCTGA
- a CDS encoding DUF1364 domain-containing protein — protein MRQTKLTKAARGRECQVRIPGVCNGDPETTVLAHYRLAGTCGVGKKPHDLQGAWSCSACHDACDGRSRAVDRDTARQYHAEGVMRTQALLLKEGVLVA, from the coding sequence ATGCGCCAGACCAAGCTGACCAAGGCCGCGCGCGGTCGGGAGTGCCAGGTGCGCATTCCAGGCGTGTGCAATGGCGACCCCGAGACCACCGTCCTTGCGCACTACCGCCTGGCTGGCACCTGCGGCGTCGGCAAGAAGCCGCACGATCTGCAAGGCGCCTGGTCCTGCAGCGCCTGCCACGACGCATGCGATGGGCGCAGCCGTGCCGTGGACCGTGATACCGCCCGCCAGTATCACGCCGAGGGGGTCATGCGCACCCAGGCGCTGCTGCTGAAAGAGGGGGTGCTGGTCGCATGA
- a CDS encoding VRR-NUC domain-containing protein: MKPPALRQYKPKKTIAKRVDREGPEQAALMREIELRYPEVFELIYHVPNGGHRLKEVAAKLKAQGVKAGIPDLVLAMARGGYFGLYIEFKATVDPAPVSPSQQACIRRLNEQGYLAVVCQGHFDAMECLRAYLALPKTEVAA; encoded by the coding sequence ATGAAGCCCCCAGCCCTGCGCCAGTACAAGCCCAAGAAGACCATCGCCAAGCGCGTTGATCGCGAGGGGCCCGAGCAGGCCGCTCTCATGCGGGAGATTGAGCTGCGCTACCCCGAGGTTTTCGAACTGATCTACCACGTTCCGAATGGAGGTCACCGACTCAAAGAGGTCGCGGCGAAACTCAAGGCGCAGGGCGTTAAGGCCGGGATTCCCGATCTGGTGTTGGCCATGGCCCGAGGCGGCTATTTCGGCCTGTACATCGAGTTCAAGGCGACGGTCGATCCGGCGCCCGTATCACCCAGCCAACAAGCGTGCATTCGCCGGCTGAACGAACAAGGCTACCTGGCCGTTGTGTGTCAGGGGCATTTCGACGCCATGGAGTGCCTGAGGGCGTACCTGGCCCTGCCAAAAACGGAGGTTGCAGCATGA
- a CDS encoding tyrosine-type recombinase/integrase has protein sequence MTNTAAVKISDAEIRRQAAGQVRDLRALGNHGLYFRFHRSRERGSWYLIHKGKWNLIGSYPELSAAKVAAALPDIRLRLEAGEGSSLSSWVLTGELLAWFAERMSRDRNLSTKRKSTAASAIKQHLVPRLSQIPLAQIDKALLDRELMWPLQESLSIDYVRLVFQLLALSFRQARKLGKISSNPMAGIRFGDFSKAKVKVKPSRLRGVHIEDLMARMKSTLANRPQHGVLALMMLCHGTRLGETRLARWSHISLAEREWFIPAEHTKTSVQHRLPLTDQVRFLLMAYREIQRNEGYDGEFLFPGRQGKPMSEAKASAVFTVMGQGEWTSHDLRKLARTGWADLGVDHLVGELLINHAMGHNVKVYIQSDVMARKREALEKWHAHLDQKGFASVHGLTGDRSTDSWILCKAAERAGFDGLPISTISEDSK, from the coding sequence ATGACCAACACCGCCGCTGTAAAAATCAGCGATGCAGAGATTCGCCGGCAGGCCGCCGGCCAGGTGCGTGACCTTCGCGCCCTGGGCAACCATGGCCTGTACTTCCGGTTTCACCGTTCCCGCGAGCGCGGGTCCTGGTACCTGATCCACAAGGGCAAGTGGAACCTGATCGGCTCGTACCCTGAGCTGAGCGCTGCCAAGGTGGCCGCTGCGCTGCCCGACATCCGCCTGCGGCTGGAAGCCGGCGAAGGATCGAGCCTGTCGAGCTGGGTGCTCACCGGTGAGCTGCTGGCCTGGTTCGCTGAGCGCATGTCCCGCGACCGCAACCTGTCGACCAAGCGCAAGAGCACGGCGGCGTCGGCGATCAAGCAGCATCTGGTGCCGCGCCTCAGCCAGATCCCGCTGGCCCAGATCGACAAGGCGCTGCTCGACCGCGAGCTGATGTGGCCCCTACAAGAGTCGCTGTCGATCGACTATGTGCGACTGGTGTTCCAATTGCTGGCCTTGTCTTTCCGGCAGGCTCGCAAGCTCGGCAAGATCAGCTCGAACCCCATGGCCGGCATCCGTTTTGGTGATTTCTCCAAGGCCAAGGTCAAGGTCAAGCCGTCGCGACTGCGTGGTGTGCACATCGAAGACCTGATGGCCCGGATGAAGAGCACCCTGGCCAACCGGCCGCAGCATGGCGTGCTGGCCCTGATGATGCTGTGCCACGGCACCCGACTGGGCGAAACCCGCCTGGCCCGCTGGAGCCATATCAGCCTGGCCGAGCGAGAGTGGTTTATTCCCGCCGAGCACACCAAGACCAGCGTGCAGCACCGCCTGCCACTGACCGACCAGGTGCGTTTCCTGCTGATGGCCTACCGCGAGATCCAGCGCAACGAAGGCTACGACGGCGAGTTTCTGTTCCCGGGGCGCCAGGGCAAGCCCATGAGCGAGGCCAAGGCATCCGCCGTGTTCACCGTCATGGGGCAGGGCGAGTGGACTAGCCACGACCTGCGCAAGCTGGCCCGCACCGGTTGGGCTGACCTGGGCGTCGACCACCTGGTGGGTGAGCTGCTGATCAACCATGCCATGGGCCACAACGTGAAGGTGTACATCCAGTCCGACGTCATGGCGCGTAAGCGTGAGGCGCTGGAGAAGTGGCACGCCCACCTTGATCAGAAGGGTTTCGCCTCGGTTCACGGCTTGACCGGTGATAGATCAACGGATTCATGGATCCTCTGCAAGGCCGCAGAGCGCGCGGGTTTCGACGGCCTTCCGATATCCACCATAAGCGAGGATTCAAAGTGA
- a CDS encoding antiterminator Q family protein — MKKRTYVDKALGDTAYMLEQWGWWRMDGMGVPQYVCPLYALMKEHAPAEGGLKQYVITDDLALAVDGAVARLNKRNPQMGGFVWLYFGAKWPALRIAREHKMGEAKARELINTGVAWIDCALEQLREAA, encoded by the coding sequence ATGAAAAAACGAACCTACGTAGACAAGGCCCTGGGTGATACCGCGTACATGCTCGAGCAATGGGGCTGGTGGCGCATGGATGGCATGGGCGTGCCTCAGTACGTGTGCCCGCTCTATGCGCTTATGAAGGAGCACGCACCAGCGGAAGGAGGGCTCAAGCAATACGTGATCACGGACGACCTAGCACTTGCGGTGGACGGCGCCGTAGCCAGGCTGAACAAGCGCAACCCGCAGATGGGCGGCTTCGTCTGGCTGTACTTCGGCGCTAAGTGGCCTGCGTTGCGCATCGCCCGTGAGCACAAGATGGGTGAAGCCAAGGCGCGCGAACTGATCAACACCGGAGTGGCATGGATCGACTGTGCTCTGGAGCAATTGCGCGAGGCTGCATAA
- a CDS encoding phage holin family protein — MGLTFALTWLRIQYDGQETRPVRQLIEATLGALIVMVVGLTVKEFGLSIAWSFATAGFVGVLGVEQARQLGRRWAERKVDGP; from the coding sequence ATGGGCCTGACATTCGCCCTGACCTGGTTGCGTATTCAATACGATGGCCAGGAAACCCGCCCAGTCCGACAGCTGATTGAGGCTACTCTTGGCGCGTTGATCGTGATGGTGGTTGGCCTGACCGTGAAAGAGTTCGGCCTGAGCATCGCCTGGTCGTTCGCCACTGCTGGCTTTGTCGGCGTGCTGGGCGTCGAGCAGGCGCGCCAGCTCGGTAGACGCTGGGCAGAGCGCAAGGTCGATGGCCCATAA
- a CDS encoding DUF7681 family protein, with protein sequence MDNQHKKITGYRDLSQSEIDGMNSIKALEADAGELFKQIGQIDGVDQRTLALAKTNLQQGFMWLVRSIAKPADPFN encoded by the coding sequence ATGGACAACCAGCACAAGAAGATCACCGGCTACCGCGACCTCTCCCAGAGCGAGATCGACGGCATGAACTCGATCAAGGCCCTGGAAGCGGATGCCGGCGAGCTGTTCAAGCAGATCGGCCAGATTGACGGGGTTGATCAGCGCACCTTGGCTCTGGCCAAAACCAACCTGCAGCAGGGTTTCATGTGGCTCGTGCGTTCGATCGCTAAGCCCGCTGATCCTTTCAACTGA
- a CDS encoding HNH endonuclease, with protein MARLKTLGSRIKESAGSRVKVVSPGSWRSGMTSSQRGYGYKWQQARERYLRDNPLCVYCERNGRTTAARIVDHIVAHRGDMVLFWDETNWQSLCKPCHDSVKQAEEAAGLGG; from the coding sequence ATGGCCAGGCTCAAGACGCTCGGTTCTCGCATCAAAGAGAGCGCAGGATCACGGGTCAAGGTGGTGAGCCCTGGCAGTTGGCGAAGCGGCATGACCAGCTCCCAGCGCGGCTATGGCTACAAGTGGCAGCAAGCCCGAGAGCGGTACCTACGCGACAACCCGCTTTGCGTCTATTGCGAGCGGAACGGCCGCACAACTGCCGCCAGAATTGTCGACCACATCGTTGCTCACCGTGGAGACATGGTTCTCTTCTGGGATGAGACCAACTGGCAGAGCCTCTGTAAGCCGTGCCATGACTCCGTCAAGCAGGCCGAGGAGGCGGCGGGACTGGGTGGCTGA
- a CDS encoding terminase small subunit: MALTDKKRRFVDALLSGATNREAAIAAGYSEKTASQAGSKLAKDPDVLAEVGRRLKQKQASSSEVKRSRKVKAEQPQEQHANELSLTETDDPRAFLTELMNAEGADMRMRLEAAKTLMPYVHGKVADQGKKEQKAEAAKQVGKGKYSQGKPPLSVVKN, encoded by the coding sequence ATGGCTTTAACCGACAAGAAGCGGCGGTTTGTTGACGCTTTGCTGTCGGGTGCCACAAATCGCGAGGCGGCGATCGCCGCAGGATATTCGGAGAAGACCGCGTCGCAAGCGGGCTCCAAGCTTGCGAAGGACCCCGATGTCCTTGCCGAAGTCGGGCGCCGCTTGAAGCAAAAGCAGGCCTCCAGTTCTGAGGTTAAACGCTCTCGAAAAGTTAAAGCCGAACAACCTCAGGAGCAGCACGCCAATGAGCTGTCGTTAACCGAGACCGACGACCCGCGAGCCTTCCTCACTGAACTGATGAACGCAGAAGGCGCCGACATGCGCATGCGGCTGGAAGCGGCCAAGACGTTAATGCCTTATGTGCACGGCAAGGTCGCCGACCAGGGCAAGAAAGAGCAGAAGGCCGAGGCCGCCAAGCAGGTCGGTAAAGGCAAGTACTCCCAGGGCAAGCCGCCTCTCTCCGTAGTGAAGAACTGA
- a CDS encoding terminase large subunit has protein sequence MQWTTACPDWWRCLAAGESIIPEPLFPDEAEAGLDVFKGLKIVDAPGSPTIEAACAPWVLAFAGAIFGSYNSETGERLIREVMLCIPKKNSKSTIAAGIMLTALIRNWRLSAEFIILAPTKEIADNSFIPAKDMVNNDDELKALLHVQPHLRLITHRETGATLKVVAADSDVVGGKKAVGVLIDEAWLFGKNPKAADMIREATGGLLSRPEGFIIWLTTQSNEPPAGVFRSKLNYARGVRDGRIDDNRFLPIIYEFSQEMIKSGEARKPENFHLVNPNIDYSVDRPTLERLFMQAELDGEAELRGFLAKHLNIEIGLALMSDAWVGAEFWEAQAATWLNLDEILTRCEVVDVGGDGGGLDDLLGLAVIGREAGTRRWFHWAHAWAHPSVLERRKSEAPRLRDLEKAGDLTIVERIGDDVAQFAAIVARVNATGLLDKVGLDPAGIGSVLDALADAEVEEDKIVGISQGWKLTGAIKTTERKLAEGTLLHCGQPLMAWSCGNAKGVPSANAFLITKQASGTAKIDPLMATFNAVSLISLNPEGRGGMDNFMAGIRDPLIA, from the coding sequence ATGCAATGGACAACAGCCTGCCCGGATTGGTGGAGGTGCCTGGCTGCGGGCGAATCAATCATCCCCGAGCCGCTGTTTCCAGACGAAGCTGAAGCCGGCCTCGATGTGTTCAAGGGGCTGAAGATCGTCGATGCCCCGGGCAGCCCCACCATTGAGGCTGCCTGCGCACCCTGGGTCTTGGCATTCGCCGGGGCCATCTTCGGCAGCTACAACAGCGAGACTGGCGAGCGTCTGATCCGCGAAGTGATGCTCTGCATCCCGAAGAAAAACAGTAAATCTACGATCGCTGCAGGGATCATGCTGACCGCACTGATCCGCAACTGGCGTCTTTCGGCTGAGTTCATCATCCTGGCGCCGACCAAGGAGATTGCCGACAACTCGTTCATCCCGGCCAAAGACATGGTCAACAATGACGACGAGCTGAAAGCGTTGCTGCATGTTCAGCCTCACCTGCGGTTGATCACCCATCGCGAGACCGGTGCCACCTTGAAGGTGGTGGCTGCGGATAGCGATGTGGTGGGCGGCAAGAAAGCCGTCGGTGTCCTCATCGACGAAGCTTGGCTATTCGGCAAAAACCCGAAAGCCGCTGACATGATCCGTGAGGCCACTGGCGGTCTGCTGTCGCGACCCGAAGGCTTCATCATCTGGCTCACGACCCAGTCGAATGAGCCGCCGGCGGGTGTGTTCCGCTCCAAGCTCAACTATGCACGCGGCGTGCGTGATGGCCGGATCGACGACAACCGCTTCCTGCCGATCATCTATGAGTTCTCTCAAGAGATGATCAAGAGCGGCGAGGCGCGGAAGCCTGAGAACTTCCACCTGGTCAATCCGAACATCGACTACTCCGTTGACCGGCCTACGCTTGAGCGCCTGTTTATGCAGGCTGAGTTGGACGGTGAGGCTGAATTACGTGGGTTCCTGGCCAAGCACCTCAACATCGAGATCGGCCTGGCGCTGATGTCCGACGCGTGGGTCGGGGCGGAATTTTGGGAGGCTCAAGCTGCTACTTGGCTGAACCTTGATGAAATCCTCACCAGGTGCGAGGTGGTCGATGTTGGTGGTGATGGAGGGGGTCTTGATGACCTGCTCGGGCTAGCCGTGATCGGGCGGGAGGCTGGTACCCGCAGGTGGTTCCACTGGGCTCACGCCTGGGCACATCCTTCTGTTCTTGAACGGCGCAAATCTGAGGCGCCGCGCCTCAGAGACCTGGAGAAAGCAGGTGATCTCACCATCGTCGAGCGTATCGGTGACGACGTAGCGCAGTTCGCGGCTATTGTGGCCCGGGTCAATGCCACAGGTCTTCTGGATAAGGTGGGTCTCGACCCTGCAGGGATTGGCTCTGTTCTTGATGCCTTGGCGGATGCTGAGGTCGAGGAAGACAAGATCGTCGGCATCTCCCAGGGCTGGAAGCTCACCGGCGCAATCAAGACGACAGAGCGCAAGCTTGCCGAAGGCACGCTCCTGCACTGCGGCCAACCGTTGATGGCCTGGTCTTGCGGTAACGCCAAAGGGGTGCCATCGGCCAATGCGTTCTTGATCACCAAGCAGGCTTCGGGCACAGCAAAGATCGACCCGCTGATGGCTACTTTCAACGCCGTTTCTCTGATCAGCCTCAATCCTGAAGGCCGAGGGGGAATGGACAACTTCATGGCTGGCATTCGGGACCCACTGATCGCATGA